From Haloarcula hispanica ATCC 33960, the proteins below share one genomic window:
- the glpK gene encoding glycerol kinase GlpK encodes MADTYVGAIDQGTTGTRFMVFDHSGQVVANAYEKHEQIYPEPGWVEHDPVEIWENTQEVVTKGLADAGVGAEQLEALGITNQRETTIVWDKETGKPVHNALVWQDRRTTDRVEEIQEEDKVEWIRGKTGLECDAYFSATKTEWILDNAEPLKMQSSRGADLRERAEDGELLMGTIDAWLIYKLTGNHITDVSNASRTMLYNIHDMEWDDELLEEFGVPESMVPEVRPSSDESLYGHTDADGFLEEEVPVAGALGDQQAALFGQTCFDKGDAKNTYGTGAFYLMNTGSEAVASDNGLLTTIGFQMSGEPVQYALEGSIFIAGAAIEWLEDVDLINNAAQTAELARSVESTDGVYMVPAFTGLGAPHWDGRARGTIVGMTRGTRKEHIVRATLESIAYQTRDLAEAMEEDSGVEMTTLRVDGGAVKNNFLCQLQSDIIQTDIARPQVDETTALGSAYAAGLAVGYWDTVDELRDNWQVDKEFSPEMDAEKADKMYDRWDDAVDRSRDWAQEE; translated from the coding sequence ATGGCAGACACATACGTTGGCGCGATCGACCAGGGAACGACTGGCACTCGCTTCATGGTATTCGACCATAGCGGCCAGGTCGTTGCGAACGCCTACGAGAAGCACGAACAGATCTATCCGGAGCCCGGCTGGGTCGAGCACGACCCCGTCGAAATCTGGGAAAACACGCAGGAAGTCGTGACCAAGGGGCTTGCGGATGCAGGTGTCGGTGCCGAACAGCTGGAGGCACTCGGCATCACGAACCAGCGTGAGACGACGATCGTCTGGGACAAAGAGACCGGCAAGCCGGTCCACAACGCGCTGGTCTGGCAGGACCGCCGAACCACCGACCGCGTCGAGGAGATCCAAGAGGAAGACAAGGTCGAGTGGATCCGGGGGAAGACCGGGCTGGAATGTGACGCCTACTTCTCGGCAACCAAGACCGAGTGGATCCTCGACAACGCGGAGCCACTCAAGATGCAGAGCTCGCGCGGCGCTGACCTCCGTGAGCGGGCCGAAGACGGTGAACTCCTGATGGGGACCATCGACGCGTGGCTCATCTACAAGCTCACCGGCAACCACATCACGGACGTCTCGAACGCATCGCGGACGATGCTGTACAACATCCACGACATGGAGTGGGACGACGAACTCCTCGAAGAGTTCGGCGTCCCGGAGTCCATGGTTCCGGAAGTCCGCCCGTCCTCCGACGAGAGCCTGTACGGACACACCGATGCGGACGGCTTCCTCGAAGAGGAAGTCCCCGTTGCGGGCGCGCTGGGTGACCAGCAGGCCGCACTGTTCGGCCAGACCTGCTTCGACAAGGGTGATGCGAAGAACACCTACGGTACCGGCGCGTTCTATCTGATGAACACCGGTTCCGAAGCAGTCGCCTCCGATAACGGCCTGCTGACGACGATTGGCTTCCAGATGTCCGGTGAACCCGTCCAGTACGCGCTTGAAGGCTCCATCTTCATCGCCGGCGCGGCAATCGAATGGCTCGAAGACGTCGACCTCATCAACAACGCCGCCCAGACGGCGGAACTGGCCCGCTCGGTCGAATCGACCGACGGTGTCTACATGGTGCCGGCCTTCACGGGGCTCGGCGCTCCGCACTGGGACGGCCGCGCTCGCGGGACGATTGTCGGGATGACTCGCGGAACGCGAAAAGAGCATATCGTGCGTGCGACCCTGGAATCCATCGCATACCAGACCCGCGACCTCGCGGAGGCGATGGAGGAAGACTCCGGTGTCGAGATGACGACGCTGCGAGTCGACGGCGGTGCAGTCAAGAACAACTTCCTCTGTCAGCTCCAGTCGGACATCATCCAGACGGATATCGCCCGCCCGCAGGTCGACGAGACCACCGCACTGGGGTCGGCCTATGCGGCCGGTCTCGCCGTCGGGTACTGGGACACCGTCGACGAGCTCCGCGACAACTGGCAGGTCGACAAGGAGTTCTCGCCGGAGATGGACGCCGAGAAGGCAGACAAGATGTACGATCGCTGGGACGACGCCGTCGACCGTTCCCGCGACTGGGCACAGGAGGAATAA
- a CDS encoding extracellular solute-binding protein, whose product MSKWNPLDSEDGPPDGERTDGGVTEGRDGNESETEPPSAEALQKDTETGNGPEQAELEARCEQLAAELEQERAEREALETAVDRLTSVARANADGDLTAKPGQPPAEAAEPLYDAYSELLREWTDTVDRMASFSEQVTAATEQVDTRLGSVKSASRDVSGAVGEISTGSDEQRDEIQSISDEMRNLSATIEEIASAANEVADTSGEASVRGESALESASSAMTTLDRLTDNAEATVDKVEQLNDLLSDIEEIVGFITDVADQTNMLALNANIEAARAGESGDGFAVVAEEVKSLATETKEATDEIAASIQEVHEQADTTVSEMYDTRESVEDTRSSVASALDELDSVVSMVEEVDSSVQEIDDATDTQADSTQEVVSMVDDVEDISARTAEEAAIAADAAADQTTELAEVSTRVSTLTERAESLDASLDSFELATGSAAANTDGTVVEFWHAMGGEKALLLEELVREFESQTEGISLTLRSKGSYRGTLDATLNAAENGDPPAIAQIFEIGTTRARDSGHFTPVEELLPATHIDSLLDPVTNYYRFDGTLHSLPFNASNPVMAYNRDAFREAGLDPDSPPETLADVRSAAEQLVDGRGVDTGITFANYSWFVEQWFAEADQLLVDQNNGRSGSPTESHLDGKFAHDLFEWWKGLEADGLYHDPGIEARGAARTHFAEGNAAMLIGSTSSLNSIESSADFDVGTGRFPVLDDRTGVLVGGASLWVGDAVSEAVHDAVGEFLTWLTEPAQQRRWHQETGYFPVHADAIPQLRSADWFEQNPHYRTAFDQLVDTRDTTATRGAQIGPFDTVRTIIEDAVDSMDGPDSIPSALDRLDTQVTKQLERYDSDR is encoded by the coding sequence ATGAGTAAATGGAACCCACTTGATTCAGAAGACGGCCCGCCTGACGGGGAACGCACCGACGGCGGCGTCACAGAGGGGCGGGACGGAAACGAGTCGGAGACTGAACCGCCGTCAGCAGAAGCCCTCCAGAAGGACACAGAGACCGGAAACGGTCCTGAACAGGCGGAGCTGGAAGCACGATGTGAGCAACTGGCGGCGGAACTCGAACAAGAGCGGGCGGAACGTGAAGCGCTCGAAACCGCTGTCGACCGTCTCACTTCTGTTGCCAGGGCGAACGCCGACGGCGACCTCACTGCGAAACCGGGGCAGCCACCAGCTGAGGCAGCTGAGCCGCTGTACGACGCATACAGTGAACTGCTCCGGGAATGGACCGACACCGTCGACCGGATGGCATCGTTCAGCGAGCAGGTGACCGCCGCAACGGAACAGGTCGACACCCGTCTCGGGTCGGTCAAGTCCGCCAGCCGGGACGTGAGTGGCGCTGTCGGAGAGATTTCGACCGGGTCGGACGAGCAACGCGACGAGATACAGTCGATCTCCGACGAGATGCGGAACCTCTCGGCGACGATCGAGGAGATAGCGAGCGCCGCAAACGAGGTCGCGGACACGTCAGGCGAAGCCAGCGTTCGAGGCGAATCCGCACTGGAGTCGGCGTCCTCGGCGATGACGACGCTCGACCGGTTGACCGACAACGCCGAAGCGACCGTCGACAAGGTCGAACAACTGAACGACCTGCTGTCGGACATCGAGGAGATTGTGGGTTTCATCACGGACGTCGCGGACCAGACCAACATGCTGGCGCTGAACGCCAACATCGAGGCTGCCCGAGCAGGCGAATCCGGCGACGGGTTCGCCGTCGTCGCAGAGGAGGTCAAATCGCTCGCGACCGAGACGAAGGAGGCGACCGACGAGATCGCAGCCTCCATTCAGGAGGTCCACGAACAGGCCGACACGACGGTTTCGGAGATGTACGATACGCGGGAGAGTGTCGAAGACACCCGCTCGTCAGTCGCCAGCGCGCTCGATGAACTGGATTCTGTCGTCTCGATGGTCGAGGAGGTCGATTCGAGCGTCCAGGAGATCGACGATGCGACGGATACGCAGGCCGACTCCACGCAAGAAGTCGTGTCGATGGTCGACGACGTCGAGGACATCAGCGCCCGGACGGCCGAAGAGGCGGCTATCGCCGCCGACGCCGCAGCGGACCAGACGACGGAACTCGCAGAGGTCTCGACGCGGGTGTCGACGCTCACCGAGCGGGCCGAATCACTGGACGCGTCGCTGGATTCCTTCGAACTTGCGACCGGTTCGGCGGCGGCGAACACGGACGGAACCGTCGTCGAGTTCTGGCACGCGATGGGCGGCGAGAAAGCGCTACTGCTTGAAGAGCTCGTCCGCGAGTTCGAATCACAGACCGAGGGTATTAGTCTCACACTGCGGTCGAAAGGGAGCTACCGCGGGACCCTCGATGCAACGCTGAACGCCGCCGAAAACGGCGACCCGCCTGCGATCGCACAGATCTTCGAGATCGGCACTACGCGTGCGCGCGACAGTGGACACTTTACGCCAGTCGAGGAACTCCTCCCCGCAACCCACATCGACTCGCTGCTCGACCCGGTGACGAACTACTACCGCTTCGACGGGACGCTCCACTCGCTCCCGTTCAACGCGTCGAACCCGGTGATGGCGTACAACCGCGACGCGTTCAGGGAGGCGGGGCTCGATCCCGATTCACCGCCGGAAACCCTCGCTGACGTACGAAGCGCGGCCGAGCAGCTCGTCGACGGGAGAGGCGTGGATACAGGTATCACGTTCGCGAACTACTCGTGGTTCGTCGAACAGTGGTTTGCCGAGGCTGACCAGCTCCTCGTGGACCAGAACAACGGGCGGTCCGGGTCGCCAACGGAGAGCCATCTCGACGGGAAGTTCGCCCACGACTTATTCGAGTGGTGGAAAGGCCTCGAAGCGGACGGACTGTACCACGACCCCGGCATCGAAGCCAGAGGAGCCGCTCGGACTCACTTCGCTGAGGGGAACGCTGCGATGCTGATCGGCTCGACATCGTCGCTGAACAGCATCGAAAGCAGCGCTGACTTCGACGTCGGAACCGGCCGGTTCCCCGTCCTCGACGACCGGACCGGCGTACTCGTCGGCGGTGCGTCTCTCTGGGTCGGTGATGCGGTTTCCGAGGCCGTGCACGACGCGGTCGGCGAGTTCCTCACATGGCTCACCGAACCGGCCCAGCAGCGTCGGTGGCATCAGGAAACCGGGTACTTCCCAGTGCACGCCGATGCGATTCCACAGCTCCGGTCGGCGGACTGGTTCGAACAGAACCCACACTACAGAACGGCGTTCGACCAGCTCGTCGACACACGCGACACCACGGCGACACGGGGCGCACAGATCGGTCCGTTCGATACGGTGCGAACGATCATCGAAGACGCGGTCGACAGTATGGACGGGCCCGACTCGATCCCGTCCGCGCTCGACCGACTCGACACACAGGTCACGAAACAGCTTGAGCGGTACGATTCCGACCGGTAG